AGCATGTCCCTACACCTAACATAGAACCTAACACAAACAAAGATACACTTCAATCAGATTTAGTTCAAAAACAGTTAGTTGAATATGGAAAGCAACTCTACACAGCAGCCTGTACTAACTGTCATGGGGAAAATGGAGAATTAGGTAAATCAGGGGCAAAAAACTTAAAAACCAGTACTTTAAGCGAAGCAGAAAAAAAACATATTATTCTAAATGGTAAAGGCGTTATGCCTGCCTACCGCAGTTTAAGCGAAGTGCAAGTACAGTCTATTCTTGAATACATTAAAACTTTTAAGAAGTAATTTGCTTGTCCAAAAAACATAATCCAGTCAAATAAAAATGTAATTTTACACAATGATAGCAGGGAACATGAAAAAAACACATTGGTTAGCACTTTATGCGGTATTATTCTTTTACTTTAGCTGCCATCCAACAGGCAAAAAAGAAAATAATGAAAATACTATTGAAAATGAAGCAGATAACAAAAAATCTGGCAGTATAGCAATATGTATTTATGACAAAATCCCTTTGCTTACTAAGCCCTCTCGTAAAGAAGGAAAATGGATTACTTCATTGGCGCTAGGAGAAAAAGTTACCTATTTAGGTGAGCAGCAAACCGATGAAACAAGTAAAGTTTCTTTTGTTAAAATACGCACATCAGACAACCAAGAAGGATATGCAGACGCAAGAGTAATTATTCCAAACGCAGAGGTGGCTTGTATCACAGATCACACTCCTATTTATAGCCGACCTGACCTTACTACCGTAACTCAAAATTCTTTTGAACCTTTTGAT
Above is a genomic segment from Bacteroidia bacterium containing:
- a CDS encoding SH3 domain-containing protein; this translates as MIAGNMKKTHWLALYAVLFFYFSCHPTGKKENNENTIENEADNKKSGSIAICIYDKIPLLTKPSRKEGKWITSLALGEKVTYLGEQQTDETSKVSFVKIRTSDNQEGYADARVIIPNAEVACITDHTPIYSRPDLTTVTQNSFEPFDIIAIVSRQGEWTEIVGKRRKGSWIDKGWIKSKSISKDEKDIATAVYCVRALSQNTTEKTLAELKKIQNNNDLKGSIFEREIAEMIEKLSGGDSENYRKSISTQEGDLGRYLE